In Argonema galeatum A003/A1, a genomic segment contains:
- a CDS encoding DUF3370 domain-containing protein, producing the protein MIKKTSSPPKHYILVLALMGMSGCSLLWQKSAPSPETLAVAQETPAPKPTPQIIVQAQPVKPLPGSLDKVPMFNSNSPEWLKTEGILLSTFPPTGKAVAAAHLNFPFQGRFDLFVHHQTINPKDLQTYYLGVILHNPSSQLVTVDVLQAASNLTQESPYIKLPHYVENPDNTVYAGPGDRAVHDVLQGKRQVDFPAKLIIRPGQSAMLMNLPMPVRNFEKPQNGRSTLMRLSSSGKVYAASLAMFAKQNPDGTERAPTLAEWQALLDTGNLASPRDKTPSPPQQIGGQLIYSRVAGVAQGSKWEALLVEGPGAKDFTIPQRGKAVSYAIATLRGGRLGTEQIQTAKMLVRYPDTAYESHGNYAVEYNINLPLYNSTNQPQTVSLTLETPLKEDRLSRGGLIFRNPSFNFPWFRGSVRLRYKDENKLVTRYVHLWQPMGEVLEPLVQLGMPPGDRRNVQLDFIYPPDSTPPQVLTIRTAEN; encoded by the coding sequence ATGATTAAAAAAACAAGCAGTCCTCCTAAGCATTACATCCTCGTTCTCGCACTTATGGGTATGAGCGGCTGCTCGCTATTATGGCAAAAATCTGCACCATCTCCGGAAACTTTAGCCGTAGCGCAAGAGACACCGGCACCAAAGCCAACGCCCCAAATTATCGTGCAAGCCCAGCCAGTAAAGCCTTTGCCTGGAAGCTTGGACAAAGTGCCGATGTTTAACAGCAATAGTCCAGAATGGTTGAAGACGGAAGGAATTTTACTTTCTACTTTTCCACCAACAGGAAAAGCTGTTGCGGCGGCGCACCTGAACTTTCCTTTTCAGGGAAGGTTCGACTTATTTGTTCACCACCAAACTATCAATCCCAAGGATTTGCAGACGTACTATTTGGGAGTAATTCTGCATAATCCAAGTTCTCAACTGGTTACGGTGGATGTATTGCAGGCGGCGAGTAATTTGACCCAAGAGTCACCTTATATTAAGTTACCGCACTATGTGGAAAATCCCGATAATACTGTTTATGCTGGCCCTGGCGATCGGGCCGTGCATGATGTACTGCAAGGAAAACGACAAGTTGATTTTCCCGCTAAGCTAATTATTCGCCCCGGTCAAAGTGCGATGTTGATGAATCTTCCCATGCCGGTACGGAATTTTGAAAAGCCGCAAAACGGTCGGTCTACGTTAATGCGATTAAGCAGTAGCGGTAAGGTTTATGCAGCTAGTTTGGCGATGTTTGCCAAGCAAAATCCTGATGGTACTGAACGTGCGCCCACTTTAGCCGAATGGCAAGCGCTTCTGGATACAGGTAATTTAGCTAGTCCGCGAGATAAAACGCCTTCTCCTCCACAACAAATTGGCGGTCAATTGATTTACAGTCGCGTTGCAGGTGTGGCGCAAGGTTCTAAATGGGAGGCGTTGTTAGTCGAAGGCCCAGGGGCTAAAGATTTTACTATTCCGCAGCGGGGTAAAGCTGTTTCTTATGCGATCGCAACTTTGCGGGGTGGACGGTTAGGCACCGAGCAAATCCAAACCGCCAAAATGCTAGTGCGCTATCCAGATACAGCTTATGAATCCCACGGAAATTATGCAGTTGAATATAATATAAACTTGCCTCTTTACAACAGCACTAATCAACCGCAAACTGTTTCTTTAACTTTGGAAACACCTTTAAAAGAAGACAGGTTAAGTCGAGGAGGATTAATTTTCCGAAATCCATCTTTTAATTTTCCGTGGTTCCGAGGCAGCGTGCGGTTGCGCTACAAGGACGAGAACAAGCTGGTGACTCGTTACGTGCATTTGTGGCAACCAATGGGTGAGGTGTTGGAACCTTTGGTGCAATTGGGAATGCCACCAGGCGATCGGCGAAATGTACAATTAGATTTTATTTATCCTCCCGATTCGACGCCGCCGCAAGTGTTGACGATTAGAACCGCAGAAAATTAA
- a CDS encoding alpha amylase C-terminal domain-containing protein has translation MGEEFGDCTSLSLDYSNPLKWSLLKNDPNSNLFEYFKGAIALRKQNLALQTANIDFFHENPENKVFAYLRWNDEGSRVVVVANFSDKDLADYRIPNFPANGTWHEWTGNYDVNVENNELMIDLPEYEAKVFV, from the coding sequence ATGGGCGAAGAGTTTGGCGATTGCACTTCCCTGAGTCTAGACTATAGCAACCCGCTTAAATGGTCATTATTAAAGAATGACCCTAATAGCAATTTATTTGAGTATTTCAAGGGTGCGATCGCACTGCGTAAACAAAATCTAGCCCTCCAAACTGCAAACATCGACTTCTTCCATGAAAATCCAGAGAACAAAGTTTTTGCCTACCTTCGCTGGAATGACGAAGGATCGCGAGTTGTTGTTGTGGCAAACTTTTCAGATAAAGATCTAGCTGACTACCGAATTCCCAACTTTCCCGCCAACGGAACTTGGCACGAATGGACAGGTAACTATGACGTGAATGTGGAAAATAACGAATTAATGATTGATTTGCCTGAATACGAAGCCAAAGTTTTTGTCTGA
- a CDS encoding peptide chain release factor 1, translating to MSDSLGSLKYLPWLSLFQVSALTTLIVAILEFLLNLGLRYSSLIRATLSILYAPPLGVLMIFIVAASVGVMAVYLLERFYPQVRINGNVLWALVPCLALVLSLKLLVPLPVVLVNLQGTQLMGLPIGIFWQGQRYWR from the coding sequence ATGTCAGATTCTCTAGGCAGCTTGAAATATCTACCTTGGCTATCCCTATTCCAAGTTTCAGCCCTCACCACGCTTATTGTTGCTATCCTAGAATTCTTACTCAATTTAGGACTGAGATACTCTTCTCTAATCCGTGCCACGCTATCTATTCTATATGCACCCCCTTTAGGTGTATTGATGATTTTTATCGTAGCAGCTAGCGTAGGGGTTATGGCGGTTTACTTACTTGAGCGGTTCTATCCACAAGTGAGAATCAACGGTAATGTCTTGTGGGCGCTAGTTCCTTGTTTAGCTTTAGTTTTAAGTTTGAAGTTACTGGTTCCTTTACCAGTTGTTCTGGTAAATTTGCAAGGCACTCAGTTGATGGGTCTTCCTATTGGTATCTTTTGGCAAGGTCAGCGATATTGGCGATAA
- a CDS encoding sensor histidine kinase codes for MELISLYQHNYPNPVPEIDEKAEAIELDFLMEDLSKLLSSMKLGAERIREIVLSLRNFSRLDEAEMKSVDIHEGIDSTLLILQHRLKAKPDRPAIEVIKEYGDLPLVECYAGQLNQVFMNLLANAIDALEMGCQEAPKPQIRIHTEKINSTHIAIRISDNGSGITEEVHQKLFDPFFTTKPIGKGTGLGLSISYQIVVEKHGGQMKCISVAGKGAEFVIELYTSFPNKITSDNIKLPRS; via the coding sequence ATGGAACTTATAAGTCTTTACCAACATAACTATCCCAATCCTGTTCCAGAGATTGATGAAAAAGCAGAAGCCATTGAATTGGATTTCCTGATGGAAGATTTATCCAAACTGCTTTCTTCCATGAAGTTGGGCGCTGAACGCATCCGGGAAATTGTCCTTAGTTTACGGAACTTTTCCCGTTTGGATGAAGCAGAAATGAAGTCAGTGGACATTCACGAAGGAATTGATAGTACCTTACTAATTTTGCAGCACCGGCTCAAAGCCAAGCCCGATCGTCCCGCCATTGAGGTAATTAAAGAATATGGCGATCTGCCCTTGGTGGAGTGTTATGCTGGGCAGTTAAACCAAGTATTTATGAATTTGCTAGCTAATGCGATTGATGCCTTGGAAATGGGGTGCCAAGAAGCGCCTAAACCTCAGATTAGGATTCACACTGAAAAAATCAACTCCACTCACATAGCGATTAGAATTTCGGATAATGGCTCTGGCATCACAGAAGAGGTACACCAAAAATTATTCGATCCTTTCTTTACTACGAAGCCAATCGGTAAGGGTACTGGTTTGGGTTTGTCGATTAGCTATCAAATTGTTGTCGAAAAACATGGCGGGCAGATGAAGTGTATTTCAGTAGCCGGTAAGGGGGCGGAGTTTGTAATTGAGTTATATACAAGCTTCCCGAACAAAATTACCAGCGACAACATTAAACTACCCAGATCTTAG
- a CDS encoding HNH endonuclease, protein MKLPIAFLPKRLYGKVKRGKDKKPNNLNLLCTSCNKPKHS, encoded by the coding sequence ATGAAATTGCCGATCGCATTTCTACCGAAAAGGCTTTACGGCAAAGTGAAGAGAGGGAAAGACAAAAAGCCGAACAACTTGAACTTGCTTTGCACAAGCTGCAACAAACCCAAGCACAGCTAA
- a CDS encoding alpha/beta fold hydrolase, with translation MFVTEARWKHDRIISNGIKLHYVTQGDGPLMLMLHGFPEFWYSWRHQIPEFAKDFKVVALDLRGYNDSDKPPDRSAYVMDEFIKDVEGVIKGLGYEKCVLVGHDWGGAIAWNFAYAHPEMVERLIVMNLPHPAKFAEGLRTLQQLRRSYYIFLFQLPMLPELFLARSHYRAIGTVFTGMAVDKNAFTQADIEAYKQAAAKPGAITAALNYYRNIFHQKLLNRDWSVLEVPTLMIWGENDTALGKELTYGTEAYVKDFRIEYIPNCSHWVQQERPHLVNQYMREFLA, from the coding sequence ATGTTTGTGACAGAGGCTCGCTGGAAACACGATCGCATCATCAGCAACGGGATAAAGCTGCACTACGTAACTCAGGGAGATGGCCCCCTGATGCTAATGCTGCACGGATTTCCTGAGTTTTGGTACTCGTGGCGGCATCAGATACCGGAGTTTGCTAAGGATTTTAAGGTTGTCGCCCTTGATTTGCGTGGCTACAACGACAGCGATAAGCCGCCAGATCGATCGGCTTATGTGATGGATGAATTCATCAAAGATGTTGAGGGGGTAATTAAAGGACTCGGTTACGAAAAATGCGTCCTTGTCGGTCATGACTGGGGCGGTGCGATCGCCTGGAATTTCGCCTACGCCCATCCCGAAATGGTAGAACGATTGATTGTGATGAACCTACCTCACCCAGCCAAATTTGCCGAGGGTTTACGCACTCTACAACAGTTGCGACGCAGTTATTATATATTCTTGTTTCAGCTTCCTATGCTACCGGAATTGTTCTTAGCGCGATCGCATTACCGAGCAATTGGAACTGTTTTTACTGGTATGGCTGTTGATAAAAACGCCTTTACGCAGGCGGATATTGAAGCTTACAAGCAGGCTGCCGCAAAACCGGGTGCTATTACCGCAGCGCTGAACTATTACCGCAATATTTTCCACCAGAAACTACTAAATCGAGATTGGAGCGTTCTGGAAGTTCCCACACTGATGATTTGGGGAGAAAACGATACAGCTCTTGGCAAGGAACTCACTTACGGCACAGAAGCGTATGTGAAAGACTTTCGGATCGAGTACATCCCCAATTGCAGTCACTGGGTGCAGCAGGAACGGCCACATTTGGTGAACCAGTATATGCGAGAGTTCCTCGCCTAG